TGACAGTAGTGTAAAACTGGCTTCACTATCAACCAAAGAGGAGCAACAAACACTTCTTCCTTCTCTGAGAGCAAAGTCTCATTTTTAAACTAATGAGCTTGAGGTTaagagaagatgaagatgaagatggaaaTGGAAAATGGAAGAGACTAAACCGATCGGTTGCACCTATTTATCTTGAAACTGTATCCACATGTatagatgaaaatatattaaaaaaattgtggtGCCATTGGTGGTGGCATAGGGTGGTGCTGGTCTTGATAGaatgttgatataattttgtaataaattataaaatgatagttttatcgttttaatattattataaaagtatAAAAGTAATCAAAgttttgatcttttttatgtttgtatcataaaatttaatcgaatttactaaaaaaatttgataaaaatttaataaaatattgtttttaaagtttaatggCGAGAAGgtgtaattcaaaaaaaaaaattggagaatagtaattttttctcacataaacaaacaaatcttcttccaagagaaaaaaaatgaaaagacaaTTACTTAGATCGCCATGTTTTaaaagtcaaattaaaaaaatcatttttatatcatattcattcatttaaaaattaattattttttaatttggtttttttgataCAGGTTAAGTAaacttttcaagaaaaaaaaatgaaagggcTAAGCTCAACATGCTTTTATCTTATTAATCAAAATCATGAAGAGGAGGACACATAAAtagaaagtaaaaatatatatatatttttttatattaaaagaataagCTCGTTGATAATAAGTATTCATCTAAATTTTCgtatattcttaaaatttagcTTTCGACTCATAAATTCTTTTAAGAACTCACAATCTATATAAAAAAGTACATTTTCACAACCAATGTGAGTGAATTTGAAATACTTTTCCATCCcttgaatacataaattaaaactttgtGAGTTAAAATTTAActctattaatgaaaaataatcttaACACTATGTCAAAAagttatattaatatataaccTCTacttaatttactttttaaattaaaaaaagaattttttgcatatctaatttattatcatcattgtatttttcctcttttattttCACCGTGTTGTTCTTTATAGATGGTTTTGATATATTTAGGTTGGATAGGTGATGATGGTGACAACtgagttttcaaatattgaattgCATGGGTTGAATGGTagaattttaaacttataaaaagaCTAAATTATTATGTGTAATGGTTACAATAGATTTGGGTTTAAGTGGCTAGCGAATCTTATTGGTATGGGCTTCGATGACAAGCATTTTTAGTGGGTCTGAATTTGAAGGAGTAACAATTTCGgctattaaagtttttaatattaaattataaagattaaatcatgggtttttcaaatatttaaaaaaaaaattatactatcatatttaaaatgttaatgtGATATcaaaggttttttcttttttaaaatttatacaataaaattactatttacccTCGTTATGTTAATTTCTTTCCTTGAAGTTaggttttgaaaatgaaaaagcttTTATGTTAAGCGGCAAAAGCGTTTTAAAGCCAAACCTTGGCGGGGTTAATGTAAATCACTTTATACGGTATCATATAAAGACACCGAAAGCTCGTATTTCCAATACTAAAACTGACAAGGGTTTTACAAAATCTAGGGTTTTAGTTTTAATCAGAGAAGCCATATGGCGGAGGAAGCAGCGATAGAAGTCAACGAGACTAACGAGGCCATCGAAGACATGGATCTCGAAGCAGGCGGAGACGAAAACGCCGAGTCCAAGGCGAAGCGTTCGAGGGAGGAGGAAGAGGAGGGGGACGGGAACGGTGATGTTTTGAAGAAGCAGAAGCTTGATGAGAACGAGAAGTCGATGGAGGAGGAGCGGTTGGAGAAAAAGCTAGGAGGCACGGAGGAGAATAATGGCTCGGGTCTGGTCACTTTGGGTCCGAAGGTGTTCCGGTCTTCGGTTGAGATGTTCGATTACTTTTACAAGATTCTTCACTTTTGGCCTCCCAATTTGAATGTCAACAAGGTATGATGTctagttttgtttatttta
Above is a genomic segment from Mangifera indica cultivar Alphonso chromosome 3, CATAS_Mindica_2.1, whole genome shotgun sequence containing:
- the LOC123210298 gene encoding protein EMBRYO DEFECTIVE 514-like; this encodes MAEEAAIEVNETNEAIEDMDLEAGGDENAESKAKRSREEEEEGDGNGDVLKKQKLDENEKSMEEERLEKKLGGTEENNGSGLVTLGPKVFRSSVEMFDYFYKILHFWPPNLNVNKYEYMVLLELLKQGHAEADRKIGGGVQAIQVRYHPTWKSRCFYVIREDESVEDFSFRKCVDHILPLPEDMKIKADANKALGGGGGKGRGGKGGHGRGGHGRGRGVKS